Proteins encoded within one genomic window of Triticum aestivum cultivar Chinese Spring chromosome 2D, IWGSC CS RefSeq v2.1, whole genome shotgun sequence:
- the LOC123052530 gene encoding rab GTPase-activating protein 22, translating to MIKWGISSGTPADSYYEIRSDCTDDVPKSKFKIKAGKTLSVRKWQAAFNPDGCLDIASVLSRIQKGGVHPTVRGEVWEFLLGCFDPRSTFDEREEIRQIRRLQYARWKEECKEMDSHVGSGKVITAPLITEDGRPIKDPLVLLEATSNQNTSEGASTSNHNGIEVDESAERITDKQIIEWKLTLHQIGLDVLRTDRTMVFYENKENLSKLWDILAVYAWIDKDVGYCQGMSDLCSPMIVLLNDEADAFWCFEKLMRRLRGNFRCTDQSVGVANQLQHLASIIQVLDPKLHDHLETLGGGDYLFAFRMFMVLFRREVSFGDSLYLWEMMWALEYDPDIFFAACEEASGAHKKVSKSKLRGVRHFAKWDKDKDVSEETDGPVPISVFMVASVLKEKREKLLQEARGLDDLIRILNDVNGNLDAKKACAGALKLHKKYLKLVQAKKT from the exons ATGATCAAGTGGGGGATCAGCAGCGGGACGCCCGCGGATTCGTACTACGAGATCCGCTCCGATTGCACAGACGATGTGCCCaaaagcaagttcaagatcaag GCTGGCAAAACACTGAGTGTTCGGAAATGGCAAGCTGCATTTAATCCCGATGGCTGTCTTGACATTGCCTCGGTCCTAAGCCGGATACAAAAAGGA GGTGTTCACCCGACTGTCAGGGGGGAGGTTTGGGAGTTCTTACTTGGCTGCTTTGATCCGAGGAGTACCTTTGATGAGAGGGAGGAGATCAGGCAAATAAGAAG GCTACAGTATGCTAGATGGAAGGAAGAATGCAAAGAGATGGATTCTCATGTTGGTAGTGGTAAAGTTATCACAGCACCACTTATCACTGAGGATGGAAGACCTATTAAGGATCCTTTGGTTTTACTTGAGGCTACTTCAAACCAAAACACCTCAGAGGGTGCTTCAACTAGCAACCACAATGGAATTGAAGTAGACGAATCTGCAGAACGTATTACTGACAAGCAAATTATTGAATGGAAGCTTACATTACATCAAATTG GACTTGACGTGCTACGTACTGACCGCACCATGGTATTTTACGAGAACAAGGAAAATCTTTCAAAGTTGTGGGATATTCTAGCCGTGTATGCATGGATTGACAAAGATGTTGGTTACTGTCAAG GAATGAGTGATTTATGCTCACCAATGATTGTGCTACTCAACGATGAGGCAGATGCGTTTTGGTGCTTTGAGAAGTTGATGCGTAGATTG CGAGGAAATTTCAGATGCACAGATCAATCTGTTGGGGTGGCTAACCAACTTCAGCACCTTGCATCTATTATTCAGGTGCTGGACCCCAAGCTACATGACCACCTAG AAACACTTGGTGGAGGTGACTATCTTTTTGCATTCCGTATGTTCATGGTTCTATTTCGACGTGAGGTGTCATTTGGGGACTCCTTGTACCTGTGGGAG ATGATGTGGGCTCTCGAATACGATCCGGATATCTTCTTTGCAGCATGTGAAGAAGCAAGCGGTGCACATAAAAAAGTATCGAAATCAAAATTAAGAGGAGTGCGCCATTTTGCCAAGTGGGATAAGGACAAGGATGTCTCTGAGGAAACTGATGGCCCAGTTCCCATTTCAGTTTTCATGGTTGCAAGTGTGCtcaaggaaaagagagaaaaactGTTACAAGAAGCTAGAGGACTGGATGATCTTATTAGG ATATTGAATGATGTAAATGGGAATTTAGATGCGAAAAAAGCCTGCGCTGGAGCTCTGAAACTTCACAAGAAATACCTCAAACTG GTACAGGCAAAGAAAACCTAA